A region of the Edaphobacter lichenicola genome:
GTGTCAGTCTGAGCCGCGTGCGCCGTGAGTGTGGTTGCAAGGATCAGTGCGAGGGCGTAGCAGAGTGATTTGCGCACGATAGGCTCCTGTCGCTGAGAGATGTTATTTCGGCTGAGGCTAGATACGGTGGGGGAGTGGTTTGGTTCCCGGTCTCAGGGTTTGGGGCGGAGTTGCTGGAGGAGGGCTTGGGCGGTGGGCTGGGTGTTGAGGATGTCGGTGGGGGTGAGCCAGGCGCGGCGGAGCTGGGTGATGCCGTAACGCATCTGGTCGAGCTCTTCGGTGGCGTGGGCGTCGGTGTTGATGACGATCTTGCAGTTGTGTTTTTTGGCGAGGCGGAGGTGGAGGTCGTTGAGGTCGGCGCGGGCGGGGCTGGCATTGTGTTCGACGGCTACGCCTTTTTGTGCGGCGGATTTTAAGATGGTGTCGATATTGATGGCGTAGGCTTCGCGGCCGAGGACCTTGCGGCCGGTGGGATGGCCGAGGATGCGGACGTGTGGGTTCTCGATGGCGCGGAGGACGCGGGCGGTCATCTCTTCTGCGGGTTGATTGAAGTGGGAGTGGATGCTGGCTACGACGATGTCCATCTGGGCGAGGGTGGAGTCGTCGAGGTCGAGGGCTCCGTCGGCGAGGATGTCTACTTCGATGCCGGGGAGGATGCGGAAGGGCGAGGGGGTAGGGTGTAGGGAATAGGGAGTAGCAGACGACTTGTTGCCGGCGGCAAACTCCTCGGCGAACTCGGCGTCGATCTCGCGGATGCGCTTGATGTGGGCGAGGGCCCTCGTGTCGTCGAGGCCGTTGGTCATGGCGAGGTTTTTGCTGTGGTCGGTGATGGCGATGTAGGCGAGGCCGCGGGCGAGGGCGGCTTCGGCCATCTGGCGGATGGTGTCGCGGCCGTCGGTGGCCTCGGTGTGCATGTGGAGGTCGCCGCGAATGTCGGCGAGGGTGATGAGCTGCGGGAGCGTGTGGGTTGCGGCGGCTTCGAGCTCGCCGCCGTTCTCGCGGAGCTCGGGTGGGATGTAGTCGAGGTCGAGGGCGTTGTAGATCTCGGCTTCAGATGCGGCGGCTACGATGACGTTGTCTTCGAGACGCAGGAGTGCGTACTCGCTGAGGGTGAGGCCGCGTTTGATGGCGCGCTGGCGCAGGGCTACGTTGTGCATCTTGCTGCCGGTGAAGTATTGGAGAGCGGCGCCGTAGCTGGCGCGGGGGAGGAGGCGGACGTCGACCTGGAGATTGTTGCGGAGGGTGAAGGAGACTTTGTTCTGACCTTTGGCGATGAGCTTGTCGATGAGGGGAAGAGCGGCGACGTGCTCGACGGCCGCAGAGACGACGTCGGGTTCGCAGGCGGGGCCGGTGGCGAGGAGGTCGAGGTCGCCTACGGTCTCGCGGCCGCGGCGGAGGGAGCCTGCGGGGATAATCTCGTCGATGCCGGGGAAGGCTCGGATGAGGTTGATGATGGTGTCGGCGTGCTGCTGGGCCTTGTCGATGCGGAAGCGGCTGGAGTTTTTGCGGTGGTCTTCGATGCCTTTGAGGAGCTTGGTGACGAACTTTTCGCCCATGCGGGGGAGCTTGGTGAGATGGCCGGCTTTGGCGGCTGCTTCGAGGCCGTCGATGTCGCATACCTGGCAGGCAGACCAGACGAGCGCTACCGTTTTGGGGCCCATGCCGGGGAGGCGGAGGAGTTCGAGCATGGTGGGTTTGTACTTTTGCAGGAGCTCTTCGCGGAGAGGCATGGTGCCGGTGGTGAGGAGGGCCTGGATGTTGGCGACCATGCCTTTGCCGATGCCGGCGATGGCGAGAAGCTGCTTGGGGTCGTCGGCGATGGTGGAGAGCTGCGTGGTTTGCTGCTCGACGGCTTCGGCGGCGCGGCGGTAGGAGCGGATGCGGAAGGGGTCGGCGGAGTCGATCTCGAGGAGGGAGGCGGTTTCGTCGAGGAGGCGGGCGATCGAGATATTGTCCATGGGAGAGCGTCAGAGGCGCGTGCGGCCACTGAGGTCAGTATGCAACAGATTTGGGAGGAGGCTTACAGGGATCGAGCAGGGCTGGTCGTGCGAGCCACTGCACCGACCTGAAAGGAAGAGACCACTACTGACTTTGACTCGCTTGACTCTGACTCGCTTCTTTGAGACGAGCTACCTGATCGGCCTGAGGCCCCTTGGTGCCCTGGATGATGTCGAACTCTACCTCGTCCCCCTCTTTGAGGCTCTTGTAGCCCTCACGTTGGATGGAGCTGTAGTGGACGAAGACGTCGGCCCCGCCGTCGCGACCCAGGAAGCCGTAGCCTTTTGCGTTGTTAAACCACTTCACCGTGCCCTTGTATTGTGCCACTGGAGCGACTCCCTTTCTTTGGTTCTGTACTATGGTGCGCCGCGAACTGAAAGCGTTTCAACGGTAGCGCCATCTGGAAGATGTGACGCAAAGAGGGGAGGAGGAGTTTTCCGGAGGGGTAATTGTCGTTGGGGTTTTTTGAGAGAGGCAGGCGTGTCTGGTTACGAACTTGCACCCAAGTAATGTGGATAGGAGTGGAGGGTGAGTTCGTGTGTGAGGCTTTGATGGGATATGAAAGAGTGTAAAAACCTCTAAATAAATATGCGTCATGTCTGGTGGAGGCTTGACAGAACGCTTGCTTGCGGGAGGTGTTTTTTAGAGGCGGCCAGCGCGACGAGCTGAGTCGTAAAGCATGAGACCGATGAGGGTTTTGCCGTCGTGGATCTTATTGGCGGCGATGAGGGCGAGGGCTTCGGAGAGGGGGAGGCGGAAGACCTCGATGTTTTCGTCGGGCTCGGGGGCGGAGGCGCCCTGGCGGAGGTCGCGGGCGAGGTAGATCTGCATCCACTCGCCGAGGAAGCCGGGGCTGGCGAAGTATTTGGTGAGGAGGGTCCAGCGTTTGGCGCGGTAGCCGGTCTCTTCGATCATCTCGCGCTTGGCGGCGGCGAGGGTGGCTTCGTTGGCGTCGACGCGGCCGGCGGGGAGCTCGATGAGGAACTGCCCGGCGGCGTGGCGGAACTGACGGATAAGAATGATCTCGGGGTCGGAGGGGTTCTTTGACTCGTCGACGGCGAGGATGACGACGGAGCCGTTGTGGCGGATGACGTCGCGGGTGTGGACGAAGCCGCTGGGCTCTTCGACCTTGTCGGTGAAGACGGAGAAGACTTTGCCTTTGTAGGTGAGTTTGGAGGAGATGAGTTTGGGCTTGGCGAACCTGGATGTGGGCTTGATGCCGGACGCGGGTTTGATGGTGGTTGCTGCTGTTGGTTTTGCGGCTTGGGTCTGGGGGGCGCTCGGCTTGGTTATCTGCTTTCTTTTTGCGGCCATGAGGCTAAAGTATCATCCTGCATCTAGACTTGGGTGACGGGCATCCAACCGAATGCGCGGAAAAAATGTTGTGGGCTGCGTGTTGCCCTAGGGAACGAGGCTGAGGACAGGTCTGCATGAGCGTTGAGTGTTTTCCGATCACGGTGTTGCCGCATGTGTCGCAGATCTATCGCGACTATCTTGCGATGGCGGAGAGCGCCGGGGACTCTGCGATTCGGCGGTGGTATGGTGCAGAGCCGTTTACGGGGAGATGGATCGGAAGGGGCGAGCCGGTGAAGGATGCCGGAGCGTTGGCGGATCTGTTGGAGAAGCAGGCGGTTGAGTTTGGTGCGGGGGACGCCGCGAAGGCGAATATTGCGAAGTTGCGCGCAGGGGCGCGGGCGGTGGTGACGGGGCAGCAGGTGGTGCTGTTCGGTGGGCCGCTGTTGACGATTTTGAAGGCGGCTACGGCGGTGGCGCGGGCGAAGGAGGCTACGAAGGCAACGGGCGTCGAGCATGTGCCGGTGTTCTGGATGGCGACGGAGGACCATGATCTGGAAGAGGTAGATCAGGTTTCCCTGCTGACGAAGAGTTCGGTGGAGACGCTGCGCGCTGGGTTGAAGGTGGCGAGGGCGGTGCCGGTGGGTGGGGTGGTTCCGGGGCCTGAGCTGGAGGCGGTGCTGGAGCGGGCGAGTGAGCTGCTGGAGTTCGCTCCGGTGAGCGAGTGGCTGCGAGAGTGTTATGGGCCTGAGGGCGGGAGGCGGCCTTCGTTGGCGCTGGCCTTCGGGCGATTGATGGCGAAGATCTTTGCGGAGCAGGGGCTGGTGGTGATGGATGCGGCGTCGCGGGAGTTTCATGCGCTGGGGGCGAGCACGCTGCGCTATGCGATCGAACATGCGGCGGAGTTGCAGGATGCTTTGATTGCTCGGGGTGAGGAGCTGGTGGCGCGTGGGTATCATGCGCAGGTGCTGGTGGCCGAGGGCGGGTCGATGTTGTTTCTGCTGGATGAGGCGACGGGAGAGCGGGTGGCTCTGCGGCGCAGTGCGTCGGTTGATGGGGATGCTCAGTGGAAGGCTGGGGGGCGGAGTTATTCGACGGCGGAGTTGATTGCGATTCTGGAGACGACGCCGGAGAGGTTGAGCCCGAATGCGCTGCTGCGGCCGGTGTTTCAGGATACGTTGCTGCCGACGGCGGCCTATGTGGGTGGGCCGGCGGAGATCGCTTACTTTGCGCAGAGTGCGGTTTTGTATGAAGCGATCTTCGGAATGGGTCGG
Encoded here:
- a CDS encoding PHP domain-containing protein, which translates into the protein MDNISIARLLDETASLLEIDSADPFRIRSYRRAAEAVEQQTTQLSTIADDPKQLLAIAGIGKGMVANIQALLTTGTMPLREELLQKYKPTMLELLRLPGMGPKTVALVWSACQVCDIDGLEAAAKAGHLTKLPRMGEKFVTKLLKGIEDHRKNSSRFRIDKAQQHADTIINLIRAFPGIDEIIPAGSLRRGRETVGDLDLLATGPACEPDVVSAAVEHVAALPLIDKLIAKGQNKVSFTLRNNLQVDVRLLPRASYGAALQYFTGSKMHNVALRQRAIKRGLTLSEYALLRLEDNVIVAAASEAEIYNALDLDYIPPELRENGGELEAAATHTLPQLITLADIRGDLHMHTEATDGRDTIRQMAEAALARGLAYIAITDHSKNLAMTNGLDDTRALAHIKRIREIDAEFAEEFAAGNKSSATPYSLHPTPSPFRILPGIEVDILADGALDLDDSTLAQMDIVVASIHSHFNQPAEEMTARVLRAIENPHVRILGHPTGRKVLGREAYAINIDTILKSAAQKGVAVEHNASPARADLNDLHLRLAKKHNCKIVINTDAHATEELDQMRYGITQLRRAWLTPTDILNTQPTAQALLQQLRPKP
- a CDS encoding cold shock domain-containing protein, which gives rise to MAQYKGTVKWFNNAKGYGFLGRDGGADVFVHYSSIQREGYKSLKEGDEVEFDIIQGTKGPQADQVARLKEASQSQASQSQ
- a CDS encoding NUDIX hydrolase encodes the protein MAAKRKQITKPSAPQTQAAKPTAATTIKPASGIKPTSRFAKPKLISSKLTYKGKVFSVFTDKVEEPSGFVHTRDVIRHNGSVVILAVDESKNPSDPEIILIRQFRHAAGQFLIELPAGRVDANEATLAAAKREMIEETGYRAKRWTLLTKYFASPGFLGEWMQIYLARDLRQGASAPEPDENIEVFRLPLSEALALIAANKIHDGKTLIGLMLYDSARRAGRL
- the bshC gene encoding bacillithiol biosynthesis cysteine-adding enzyme BshC, which gives rise to MSVECFPITVLPHVSQIYRDYLAMAESAGDSAIRRWYGAEPFTGRWIGRGEPVKDAGALADLLEKQAVEFGAGDAAKANIAKLRAGARAVVTGQQVVLFGGPLLTILKAATAVARAKEATKATGVEHVPVFWMATEDHDLEEVDQVSLLTKSSVETLRAGLKVARAVPVGGVVPGPELEAVLERASELLEFAPVSEWLRECYGPEGGRRPSLALAFGRLMAKIFAEQGLVVMDAASREFHALGASTLRYAIEHAAELQDALIARGEELVARGYHAQVLVAEGGSMLFLLDEATGERVALRRSASVDGDAQWKAGGRSYSTAELIAILETTPERLSPNALLRPVFQDTLLPTAAYVGGPAEIAYFAQSAVLYEAIFGMGRITPVLPRLSATLLEPAIATVMDKDEVQLPDAMTTAEALAQRLGARAMPIEGKRKIAAVGNAVETELNALTEYLAGMDESLGRSAEVSGSKMRYQMNRLRRMAATFELQKEASLRKHAEAIVLNVFPGGHPQERVVAGVWFMARYGDGLVEKLVGVAGNQCPGHVVVRL